Proteins encoded together in one Coffea arabica cultivar ET-39 chromosome 2c, Coffea Arabica ET-39 HiFi, whole genome shotgun sequence window:
- the LOC113725221 gene encoding ATP-dependent DNA helicase SRS2-like protein At4g25120 isoform X8, with protein sequence MTSNKENLVVDRGEGGLSAEQRYRISQNFRAAKALLARKRPRQTEPVNLSSPYPRKDGVGRENESPAQLVGIKRLPLSEIPMNVPSSETINLRICNDSTDSCPRVPAKVNVDICATADTKNVINISSLKTPIEQSECCVNLSSSNDVDLNARQRDVFLKDGIGSDSFVTPVRQTSCSSLSEPLSFSTVLDDYFDESILEEIDALCNKSAAKSEIEVSNSIPLEIQHVSNSSGKENTCINLVLSDKNFNTESALNSSSSQECVLEVLRNSDTQVQSMPEEYAKYIMSLNERQQEAACSDISIPLVIVAGPGSGKTSTMVGRVIILLNQGICPSHILAMTFTTAAASEMRERIGAVAGKATAKELTISTFHSFSLQLCRLHAEKLGRTPEFLVYGHGQQRRAVIEAIRLSENGKKKSNYKLQQADEVSGVSSPQYFKDESKKWLKYITKAKAAGRTPEDCCRIGDERGADILRNYEEILKSCNALDYHDLISCSVKLLNEFPAVFKECQESWKAIVIDEFQDTSSMQYSLLCILASHKRITIVGDEDQSIFGFNGADVSGFHSFRKDFPMHKEVRLNKNYRSTRCIVEAASSLIRNNLERCESKDVLTDNSSGSKITVKECSNENSQCAFVVDKILEITSDGSAAKCNFGNIAVLYRRQVSGKIFQTTFRNRSIPFNIHGVAFYRKKVVRAIIAMLRTALPACDDAPYRKVFKALLPFEKEEKKKVIEHIDKVSTVRECSFISAATDIFSAKISGTFKRTQLTQGRKVLLTLDMISKLIHTEQSISAVITSVSNMIPQIKKELLRFSLVGIFLNLEPTMTNGVPTTTSASNPTTSGILLLVAFDVLRIKGLWTCKVTEGELQRYLLEQRAVVDVDGGKLLNEDNDLRSVLQYLLDDVSDFLTMQGATVEVKTDDGAEGKGCPALLKAFIDYVSERERENFRSRRQDNKDSVTLTTIHQSKGLEWDVVFIIKFLVLMLNHLTSGINICIR encoded by the exons ATGACGAGTAACAAGGAGAATCTGGTGGTCGACCGGGGCGAGGGTGGTTTATCGGCGGAACAGCGGTATcgtatttctcaaaatttcagaGCTGCCAAGGCGCTCCTTGCTCGCAAGCGACCTCGCCAAACCGAACCCGTCAATCTCTCTTCTCCATATCCCCGCAA AGATGGGGTCGGACGGGAAAATGAGTCTCCTGCTCAGTTGGTGGGTATTAAAAGACTTCCCCTTTCTGAGATACCTATGAACGTGCCATCCTCTGAAACTATCAACTTGAGAATCTGCAATGATAGTACTGATTCATGCCCCAGGGTTCCAGCTAAGGTTAATGTTGATATTTGTGCAACTGCGGACACCAAGAATGTAATTAATATAAGTTCGTTAAAAACTCCTATAGAACAATCAGAGTGTTGCGTGAATCTCTCAAGTAGTAATGATGTTGATCTAAATGCAAGGCAAAGAGATGTTTTCCTGAAAGATGGGATTGGGTCGGATTCATTTGTCACTCCTGTGAGGCAAACTAGCTGCTCTAGCTTGAGTGAACCCTTATCTTTCTCTACTGTTTTAGATGATTATTTTGATGAATCCATTCTGGAGGAAATTGACGCTTTATGTAACAAGTCAGCAGCAAAATCTGAAATAGAGGTGTCAAACAGTATTCCGTTGGAGATTCAGCATGTTAGCAACAGCAGTGGGAAGGAGAACACTTGCATTAATCTTGTCCTTTCAGATAAGAACTTCAATACTGAAAGTGCATTGAACTCCAGTAGCAGCCAGGAATGTGTATTGGAAGTATTAAGAAATTCTGACACACAGGTACAGAGCATGCCTGAAGAGTATGCTAAATATATCATGTCTCTAAATGAGAGGCAGCAGGAAGCAGCTTGTAGTGACATTTCAATTCCTTTGGTGATTGTTGCCGGACCAGGAAGTGGAAAG ACTTCTACAATGGTTGGGCGCGTTATCATACTGCTGAACCAG GGAATTTGTCCGTCCCACATTTTGGCAATGACATTTACTACAGCAGCTGCATCCGAAATGAGAGAGCGTATTGGAGCCGTGGCAGGGAAAGCAACAGCCAAAGAGCTCACAATCAGCACATTTCACTCATTTTCGTTACAACTTTGTCGTTTGCATGCTGAGAA GTTAGGTCGAACACCTGAGTTTTTGGTATATGGACATGGACAACAGAGAAGAGCTGTCATCGAGGCTATCCGCTTATCGGAGAATGGGAAGAAAAAGTCAAATTATAAACTTCAACAGGCAGACGAAGTGTCTGGTGTGAGTTCCCCACAGTATTTCAAAGATGAATCAAAGAAGTGGCTTAAATACATAACCAAG GCAAAAGCAGCAGGCAGGACTCCTGAAGATTGCTGCAGAATAGGTGATGAGAGAGGA GCTGATATTCTACGGAACTACGAAGAAATACTGAAATCTTGTAATGCTTTGGATTACCATGACCTAATCAGCTGTTCTGTGAAGTTGCTGAATGAGTTTCCTGCAG TATTCAAGGAGTGCCAGGAGTCATGGAAAGCAATTGTTATTGATGAGTTTCAAGACACAAGTTCCATGCAGTACAGTCTGTTGTGCATTCTTGCATCCCATAAACGCATAACTATTGTTGGTGATGAGGATCAG TCTATCTTTGGTTTTAATGGTGCTGATGTTTCTGGATTCCATTCGTTTCGAAAAGATTTTCCTATGCACAAAGAG GTTAGACTGAACAAAAACTACAGATCCACTCGTTGTATTGTTGAAGCTGCATCATCTCTTATTCGAAATAATTTGGAACGATGCGAATCAAAAGATGTTCTCACAGATAATTCCTCTGGTTCTAAG ATAACAGTAAAAGAATGTAGCAATGAAAATTCACAGTGCGCATTTGTGGTTGATAAAATCTTAGAAATTACTTCTGATGGTTCAGCTGCAAAGTGCAACTTTGGCAACATTGCTGTGCTTTACCGGAGACAG GTGTCAGGGAAGATTTTCCAAACAACCTTCCGCAATCGAAGTATTCCATTCAACATTCATGGGGTAGCTTTCTACAGGAAAAAG GTAGTGAGAGCTATTATTGCTATGCTTAGAACAGCATTGCCTGCTTGTGATGATGCACCATATCGCAAAGTATTCAAAGCTTTGCTACCATTtgagaaagaggaaaagaaaaag gtAATTGAACATATAGATAAAGTGTCAACCGTAAGGGAATGTAGCTTTATATCTGCAGCTACCGACATATTTAGTGCAAAGATATCTGGCACCTTCAAGAG GACTCAACTTACTCAGGGACGAAAGGTGTTGCTCACTCTAGACATGATATCAAAACTTATTCATACG GAACAGTCAATTTCAGCTGTTATAACATCTGTGTCAAACATGATACCTCAG ATCAAGAAAGAACTCTTAAGGTTTTCCTTAG TAGGCATATTCCTGAATTTGGAGCCAACAATGACAAATGGTGTCCCAACTACAACTTCAGCATCTAATCCAACAACCTCAGGCATCCTTTTGCTAGTGGCGTTTGATGTGCTCAGAATAAAGGGTTTGTGGACATGCAAAGTGACAGAGGGAGAATTGCAA AGATACCTTCTCGAACAACGGGCAGTTGTTGATGTAGATGGAGGAAAATTGCTAAATGAAGACAATGACCTTAGATCT GTGCTCCAATATTTGTTGGATGATGTCTCGGATTTTTTGACGATGCAAGGTGCTACAGTCGAAGTGAAGACTGATGATGGTGCAGAAGGGAAAGGTTGTCCGGCACTGCTCAAAGCTTTTATTGACTATGTATCTGAACGGGAGAGAGAAAACTTCCGTTCTAGAAGACAGGATAACAAAGACTCTGTTACCCTTACTACCATTCACCAG TCGAAAGGCTTGGAATGGGATGTTGTTTTCATTATAAAG TTCTTAGTTTTGATGTTAAACCATCTGACCAGTGGCATCAACATTTGTATAAGATGA
- the LOC113725221 gene encoding ATP-dependent DNA helicase SRS2-like protein At4g25120 isoform X7, translating to MTSNKENLVVDRGEGGLSAEQRYRISQNFRAAKALLARKRPRQTEPVNLSSPYPRKDGVGRENESPAQLVGIKRLPLSEIPMNVPSSETINLRICNDSTDSCPRVPAKVNVDICATADTKNVINISSLKTPIEQSECCVNLSSSNDVDLNARQRDVFLKDGIGSDSFVTPVRQTSCSSLSEPLSFSTVLDDYFDESILEEIDALCNKSAAKSEIEVSNSIPLEIQHVSNSSGKENTCINLVLSDKNFNTESALNSSSSQECVLEVLRNSDTQVQSMPEEYAKYIMSLNERQQEAACSDISIPLVIVAGPGSGKTSTMVGRVIILLNQGICPSHILAMTFTTAAASEMRERIGAVAGKATAKELTISTFHSFSLQLCRLHAEKLGRTPEFLVYGHGQQRRAVIEAIRLSENGKKKSNYKLQQADEVSGVSSPQYFKDESKKWLKYITKAKAAGRTPEDCCRIGDERGADILRNYEEILKSCNALDYHDLISCSVKLLNEFPAVFKECQESWKAIVIDEFQDTSSMQYSLLCILASHKRITIVGDEDQSIFGFNGADVSGFHSFRKDFPMHKEVRLNKNYRSTRCIVEAASSLIRNNLERCESKDVLTDNSSGSKITVKECSNENSQCAFVVDKILEITSDGSAAKCNFGNIAVLYRRQVSGKIFQTTFRNRSIPFNIHGVAFYRKKVVRAIIAMLRTALPACDDAPYRKVFKALLPFEKEEKKKVIEHIDKVSTVRECSFISAATDIFSAKISGTFKRTQLTQGRKVLLTLDMISKLIHTEQSISAVITSVSNMIPQIKKELLRFSLVGIFLNLEPTMTNGVPTTTSASNPTTSGILLLVAFDVLRIKGLWTCKVTEGELQRYLLEQRAVVDVDGGKLLNEDNDLRSVLQYLLDDVSDFLTMQGATVEVKTDDGAEGKGCPALLKAFIDYVSERERENFRSRRQDNKDSVTLTTIHQSKGLEWDVVFIIKMMSAPYLGMLAYLTPTLKINDTKSFFRVNCSPYFSKKGNSFALKKLGRVGKRKEREII from the exons ATGACGAGTAACAAGGAGAATCTGGTGGTCGACCGGGGCGAGGGTGGTTTATCGGCGGAACAGCGGTATcgtatttctcaaaatttcagaGCTGCCAAGGCGCTCCTTGCTCGCAAGCGACCTCGCCAAACCGAACCCGTCAATCTCTCTTCTCCATATCCCCGCAA AGATGGGGTCGGACGGGAAAATGAGTCTCCTGCTCAGTTGGTGGGTATTAAAAGACTTCCCCTTTCTGAGATACCTATGAACGTGCCATCCTCTGAAACTATCAACTTGAGAATCTGCAATGATAGTACTGATTCATGCCCCAGGGTTCCAGCTAAGGTTAATGTTGATATTTGTGCAACTGCGGACACCAAGAATGTAATTAATATAAGTTCGTTAAAAACTCCTATAGAACAATCAGAGTGTTGCGTGAATCTCTCAAGTAGTAATGATGTTGATCTAAATGCAAGGCAAAGAGATGTTTTCCTGAAAGATGGGATTGGGTCGGATTCATTTGTCACTCCTGTGAGGCAAACTAGCTGCTCTAGCTTGAGTGAACCCTTATCTTTCTCTACTGTTTTAGATGATTATTTTGATGAATCCATTCTGGAGGAAATTGACGCTTTATGTAACAAGTCAGCAGCAAAATCTGAAATAGAGGTGTCAAACAGTATTCCGTTGGAGATTCAGCATGTTAGCAACAGCAGTGGGAAGGAGAACACTTGCATTAATCTTGTCCTTTCAGATAAGAACTTCAATACTGAAAGTGCATTGAACTCCAGTAGCAGCCAGGAATGTGTATTGGAAGTATTAAGAAATTCTGACACACAGGTACAGAGCATGCCTGAAGAGTATGCTAAATATATCATGTCTCTAAATGAGAGGCAGCAGGAAGCAGCTTGTAGTGACATTTCAATTCCTTTGGTGATTGTTGCCGGACCAGGAAGTGGAAAG ACTTCTACAATGGTTGGGCGCGTTATCATACTGCTGAACCAG GGAATTTGTCCGTCCCACATTTTGGCAATGACATTTACTACAGCAGCTGCATCCGAAATGAGAGAGCGTATTGGAGCCGTGGCAGGGAAAGCAACAGCCAAAGAGCTCACAATCAGCACATTTCACTCATTTTCGTTACAACTTTGTCGTTTGCATGCTGAGAA GTTAGGTCGAACACCTGAGTTTTTGGTATATGGACATGGACAACAGAGAAGAGCTGTCATCGAGGCTATCCGCTTATCGGAGAATGGGAAGAAAAAGTCAAATTATAAACTTCAACAGGCAGACGAAGTGTCTGGTGTGAGTTCCCCACAGTATTTCAAAGATGAATCAAAGAAGTGGCTTAAATACATAACCAAG GCAAAAGCAGCAGGCAGGACTCCTGAAGATTGCTGCAGAATAGGTGATGAGAGAGGA GCTGATATTCTACGGAACTACGAAGAAATACTGAAATCTTGTAATGCTTTGGATTACCATGACCTAATCAGCTGTTCTGTGAAGTTGCTGAATGAGTTTCCTGCAG TATTCAAGGAGTGCCAGGAGTCATGGAAAGCAATTGTTATTGATGAGTTTCAAGACACAAGTTCCATGCAGTACAGTCTGTTGTGCATTCTTGCATCCCATAAACGCATAACTATTGTTGGTGATGAGGATCAG TCTATCTTTGGTTTTAATGGTGCTGATGTTTCTGGATTCCATTCGTTTCGAAAAGATTTTCCTATGCACAAAGAG GTTAGACTGAACAAAAACTACAGATCCACTCGTTGTATTGTTGAAGCTGCATCATCTCTTATTCGAAATAATTTGGAACGATGCGAATCAAAAGATGTTCTCACAGATAATTCCTCTGGTTCTAAG ATAACAGTAAAAGAATGTAGCAATGAAAATTCACAGTGCGCATTTGTGGTTGATAAAATCTTAGAAATTACTTCTGATGGTTCAGCTGCAAAGTGCAACTTTGGCAACATTGCTGTGCTTTACCGGAGACAG GTGTCAGGGAAGATTTTCCAAACAACCTTCCGCAATCGAAGTATTCCATTCAACATTCATGGGGTAGCTTTCTACAGGAAAAAG GTAGTGAGAGCTATTATTGCTATGCTTAGAACAGCATTGCCTGCTTGTGATGATGCACCATATCGCAAAGTATTCAAAGCTTTGCTACCATTtgagaaagaggaaaagaaaaag gtAATTGAACATATAGATAAAGTGTCAACCGTAAGGGAATGTAGCTTTATATCTGCAGCTACCGACATATTTAGTGCAAAGATATCTGGCACCTTCAAGAG GACTCAACTTACTCAGGGACGAAAGGTGTTGCTCACTCTAGACATGATATCAAAACTTATTCATACG GAACAGTCAATTTCAGCTGTTATAACATCTGTGTCAAACATGATACCTCAG ATCAAGAAAGAACTCTTAAGGTTTTCCTTAG TAGGCATATTCCTGAATTTGGAGCCAACAATGACAAATGGTGTCCCAACTACAACTTCAGCATCTAATCCAACAACCTCAGGCATCCTTTTGCTAGTGGCGTTTGATGTGCTCAGAATAAAGGGTTTGTGGACATGCAAAGTGACAGAGGGAGAATTGCAA AGATACCTTCTCGAACAACGGGCAGTTGTTGATGTAGATGGAGGAAAATTGCTAAATGAAGACAATGACCTTAGATCT GTGCTCCAATATTTGTTGGATGATGTCTCGGATTTTTTGACGATGCAAGGTGCTACAGTCGAAGTGAAGACTGATGATGGTGCAGAAGGGAAAGGTTGTCCGGCACTGCTCAAAGCTTTTATTGACTATGTATCTGAACGGGAGAGAGAAAACTTCCGTTCTAGAAGACAGGATAACAAAGACTCTGTTACCCTTACTACCATTCACCAG TCGAAAGGCTTGGAATGGGATGTTGTTTTCATTATAAAG ATGATGTCCGCTCCATATCTGGGAATGCTGGCCTACTTGACCCCAACTTTGAAGATTAATGATACCAAATCATTTTTCAGAGTGAATTGCAGTCCATACTTCAGTAAAAAAGGAAACTCATTTGCTTTAAAGAAATTGGGGAGGGTTGggaagaggaaagaaagggAGATTATTTAA